The following proteins are encoded in a genomic region of Alphaproteobacteria bacterium:
- the dcd gene encoding dCTP deaminase, protein MSIMPDHWIRAMARDKNMIEPFVEKQRAEGMISYGLSSYGYDARVGDEFMIFTNVDSAIVDPKKFSEQSFVRRKTDVCVIPPNSFALASTVEYFRIPRDVLVICLGKSTYARCGLIVNVTPLEPEWEGHVTLEISNTTPLPARVYANEGLCQFLFLKGDSACEISYKDRGGKYMGQTGVTLPRL, encoded by the coding sequence ATGTCCATAATGCCCGATCACTGGATTCGCGCCATGGCGCGCGACAAGAACATGATCGAACCTTTCGTCGAGAAGCAGCGGGCCGAGGGAATGATCTCCTACGGCCTGTCGTCCTACGGTTATGACGCGCGCGTCGGCGACGAGTTCATGATCTTCACCAATGTCGACAGCGCCATCGTCGATCCGAAAAAATTCTCGGAGCAAAGCTTCGTTCGCCGCAAGACCGATGTCTGCGTCATTCCGCCGAATTCCTTCGCGCTCGCCAGCACCGTCGAATATTTTCGCATTCCGCGGGATGTGTTGGTCATCTGCCTGGGCAAATCGACCTATGCGCGCTGCGGCCTGATCGTCAATGTCACGCCGCTGGAGCCGGAGTGGGAGGGGCATGTCACGCTGGAAATCTCCAACACCACGCCGCTGCCCGCGCGCGTCTATGCCAATGAGGGCTTATGCCAATTCTTGTTTTTGAAGGGCGACAGCGCCTGCGAGATTTCATACAAGGATCGCGGCGGCAAATATATGGGCCAGACCGGCGTGACGCTGCCGAGGCTGTAA
- a CDS encoding molybdopterin-binding protein: MKNNPTAAIVIIGNEILSGRTQDGNLNAIAARLQPLGIRLAEARIVPDIEAEIVDAVNALRGRYDYVFTTGGIGPTHDDITAAAVAKAFGLPLVIDPAARQRLLHHYGTDHLTDARLRMARMPQGAALLDNPLSAAPGFQIGNVYVMAGVPEIMRAMMDGIAARLKGGAPLQSRTVNCHIPESVIADELEKIADAYADCDIGSYPWFKLGRYGLAFVVRGTDDARLDEAALAVLAMAKRHDPDAAIAASTENGG; encoded by the coding sequence ATGAAAAACAATCCCACCGCCGCCATCGTGATCATCGGCAATGAAATTCTCTCCGGCAGGACGCAGGACGGCAATCTCAATGCCATCGCCGCGCGTTTGCAGCCTTTAGGCATCAGGCTGGCCGAGGCGCGAATCGTGCCGGATATCGAGGCCGAGATCGTCGATGCCGTCAATGCGCTGCGGGGGCGCTATGATTACGTCTTCACGACCGGCGGCATTGGGCCGACCCATGACGATATCACCGCCGCCGCCGTGGCCAAGGCGTTCGGCCTGCCGCTCGTTATCGATCCGGCGGCGAGGCAAAGGCTTCTGCATCATTACGGCACCGATCATTTGACGGATGCGCGGCTGCGCATGGCGCGCATGCCGCAGGGGGCGGCGCTGCTGGATAATCCCTTGAGCGCCGCGCCGGGATTTCAGATCGGAAATGTCTATGTCATGGCCGGCGTGCCGGAGATCATGCGGGCGATGATGGACGGGATCGCCGCCCGACTGAAAGGCGGCGCGCCGCTGCAAAGCCGCACGGTCAATTGCCACATACCGGAAAGTGTGATCGCCGATGAACTGGAAAAAATCGCAGACGCTTATGCTGACTGCGACATAGGTTCTTATCCGTGGTTCAAGCTTGGCCGATATGGATTGGCGTTTGTAGTACGGGGGACGGATGATGCGCGCCTCGATGAAGCCGCGCTTGCCGTGCTGGCGATGGCCAAACGGCATGATCCGGATGCGGCGATAGCGGCGTCAACGGAAAACGGCGGTTAG
- a CDS encoding M15 family metallopeptidase → MVPIPEGPFLFTTPHPYVALGASYGGENPWMLRKNVLASLTQAQETLAIRKPGWKLKLFDAYRPNDVQAFMVEWEFRQHSGGHPSSDVPEPERTRCYEKTFQIWGIPSEDPKTPPPHSTGAAVDLTIADADGREIDMGSPIDENSERSVPDYYAQSNPEAHANRQLLHDVMAAQGFRRHRVEWWHFSKGDQMWAWLGREEQPENQGMAIYGRAALLPDEVS, encoded by the coding sequence ATGGTTCCGATCCCGGAGGGGCCGTTTCTATTCACGACCCCTCATCCCTATGTCGCGCTGGGCGCGTCCTATGGGGGCGAAAACCCCTGGATGCTCAGGAAAAACGTCCTGGCGTCCCTGACGCAAGCGCAAGAAACGCTGGCGATCCGGAAACCGGGCTGGAAATTGAAGCTATTCGATGCCTACCGCCCCAACGATGTGCAAGCCTTTATGGTCGAATGGGAGTTCCGGCAGCATTCCGGAGGACACCCATCTTCGGACGTGCCGGAACCGGAACGTACAAGATGCTACGAGAAAACCTTCCAAATCTGGGGCATTCCCAGTGAAGACCCGAAAACACCGCCGCCGCACAGCACCGGCGCGGCTGTCGATCTGACGATTGCCGATGCCGATGGCCGGGAAATCGACATGGGATCGCCGATCGACGAGAATTCCGAGCGCTCGGTCCCCGATTATTACGCCCAAAGCAACCCAGAGGCGCACGCCAACCGCCAATTGCTCCATGACGTGATGGCCGCGCAGGGATTCCGGCGGCATCGCGTGGAATGGTGGCATTTTTCCAAGGGGGACCAGATGTGGGCCTGGCTGGGGCGCGAAGAACAGCCGGAAAACCAGGGCATGGCCATCTATGGCCGGGCGGCTCTTTTACCCGATGAAGTATCTTAG
- a CDS encoding DUF2948 family protein, producing MTKADCLRLKAKDAEDMQIISAILQDAIVPVCDIAYEAAERRFVMAVSRFRWERTEAGQDGKPVYERINCAVTVEGVTGVKCQKIDLAAKSVIHELLALILEGQAMLLVFAGGACLRLELGDWSARLEDFGAPWPTSNCPRHDPSTDAA from the coding sequence ATGACAAAGGCGGATTGTCTCAGGCTTAAAGCCAAAGACGCGGAAGATATGCAAATCATTTCCGCGATTTTGCAAGACGCCATCGTGCCGGTCTGCGACATCGCCTATGAGGCGGCGGAGCGCCGGTTCGTCATGGCCGTCAGCCGTTTCCGCTGGGAGCGCACGGAAGCGGGACAGGACGGCAAGCCGGTTTATGAGCGGATCAATTGCGCCGTGACCGTCGAAGGCGTCACGGGCGTCAAATGCCAGAAAATCGATCTCGCGGCCAAGAGTGTTATCCATGAGCTGCTGGCACTGATCCTGGAAGGGCAGGCGATGTTGCTGGTCTTTGCCGGCGGCGCTTGCCTGCGGTTGGAACTGGGCGACTGGTCTGCCAGGCTGGAGGATTTCGGCGCGCCGTGGCCGACATCCAATTGCCCGCGCCACGATCCGTCCACGGACGCGGCATGA
- the murA gene encoding UDP-N-acetylglucosamine 1-carboxyvinyltransferase — protein MDKMRIRGGNPLKGTIRISGAKNAALTLMPAALLTEETLTLGNVPHLADITIMANLLGQHGVGIGLNGAPEGEGYAGRMLELTARKITTTTAPYDLVHKMRASILVLGPLLARCGEATVFLPGGDAIGARPIDLHLKGLEAMGAKIELAGSCVRATAPKGLRGAEIVFPVVSVGATENLLLAASLADGETVLVNAAREPEIGDLARCLVAMGAEIGGIDTEILHIKGKARLHGARHDIIPDRIEAGTFIMAAAITGGDLILQGACADHLQAAIRLLAESGVSIEPCEGGLRARLAGAGLRSADVMTAPFPSFPTDLQAQFMAMMSVADGVSTIAETIFENRFMHVPELTRLGADITVHGGSAMVRGVKKLRGASVMATDIRASVSLVLAGLAAEGETMLHRVYHLDRGYERLEDKLSACGADIARVRE, from the coding sequence ATGGATAAAATGCGTATTCGGGGCGGCAATCCGCTCAAGGGAACCATCCGCATCAGCGGGGCGAAGAATGCCGCGCTGACCTTGATGCCTGCCGCGCTGCTGACGGAAGAAACCCTGACGCTCGGCAATGTGCCGCATCTGGCGGATATCACGATCATGGCCAATCTGCTGGGGCAGCATGGCGTCGGCATCGGCCTTAACGGCGCGCCGGAAGGAGAGGGCTATGCCGGGCGCATGCTGGAGCTGACGGCGCGCAAGATCACCACCACGACCGCCCCCTATGATCTGGTGCACAAGATGCGCGCCAGTATCCTCGTGCTGGGGCCGCTTCTGGCGCGTTGCGGCGAGGCCACGGTTTTTCTGCCCGGCGGCGACGCCATCGGCGCGCGGCCTATCGATCTGCACCTCAAAGGCCTGGAGGCAATGGGCGCGAAAATCGAGCTGGCGGGAAGTTGCGTTCGCGCCACGGCGCCAAAGGGCTTGCGTGGCGCGGAGATCGTCTTTCCCGTCGTCTCGGTGGGGGCGACGGAAAACCTTCTGTTGGCGGCCAGTCTGGCGGACGGCGAAACCGTTCTGGTCAATGCCGCCCGCGAGCCGGAAATCGGCGACCTGGCGCGCTGCCTCGTTGCCATGGGCGCGGAAATCGGCGGGATCGACACCGAAATCCTGCATATCAAGGGGAAAGCCCGGCTGCATGGCGCGCGGCACGATATTATTCCCGACAGGATCGAGGCGGGAACATTCATCATGGCGGCGGCCATCACGGGCGGCGACCTTATTCTCCAGGGCGCCTGCGCCGATCATCTGCAAGCCGCCATCCGCCTGCTGGCCGAGAGCGGCGTTTCCATCGAACCGTGCGAAGGAGGGCTTCGGGCGCGCTTGGCTGGCGCGGGGCTGCGCAGCGCCGACGTCATGACCGCGCCTTTTCCCAGCTTTCCCACGGACCTGCAAGCGCAGTTCATGGCCATGATGAGCGTGGCGGACGGCGTTTCCACCATCGCGGAGACGATTTTCGAAAATCGCTTCATGCATGTTCCGGAATTGACGCGGCTGGGGGCCGATATTACCGTGCATGGCGGATCGGCCATGGTGCGCGGGGTCAAGAAATTGCGCGGCGCGTCGGTCATGGCGACCGATATCCGGGCTTCGGTTTCGCTGGTTCTGGCGGGACTGGCGGCGGAGGGGGAAACCATGCTGCACAGAGTCTATCATCTCGACCGGGGCTATGAGCGGCTCGAAGACAAGCTTTCGGCCTGTGGTGCGGATATCGCGAGGGTAAGGGAATGA
- a CDS encoding polyprenyl synthetase family protein, with product MARIIPLSEAHRKGDADALDRLAALVTEDMTAVNALIVQRMESSVALIPQLAGHIVAAGGKRLRPILTLACSRMCGYEGVRHRKLATSVEFIHTATLLHDDVVDASDLRRGGPSANALFGNQASVLVGDFLFSRAFQLMVEDGSLEVLKILSNASAVIAEGEVLQLSTMNDAATSEQAYLEVVRAKTAELFAAACRIGAVVAGKSAVEEEALRTYGLNLGIAFQIIDDVLDYSAKQAELGKTVGDDFREGKITLPVILAVNRGHENERVFWRRVLERLEQRPGDLAQAQDLLHRHNALADCAARARHYGAIARDALGIFPDMPVKAALLDIIDFTIERGF from the coding sequence ATGGCAAGAATTATCCCGCTTTCGGAGGCGCACCGCAAGGGCGACGCAGACGCGCTCGACCGGCTGGCCGCGCTGGTCACGGAAGACATGACGGCGGTTAACGCGCTGATCGTGCAGCGCATGGAAAGCAGCGTGGCGCTGATCCCGCAGCTTGCCGGCCATATCGTGGCGGCGGGTGGCAAGCGGCTGAGGCCGATCCTGACGCTCGCATGCTCCCGGATGTGCGGTTATGAAGGGGTGCGGCACCGCAAGCTTGCGACGTCCGTCGAATTCATCCATACCGCCACCTTGCTGCATGACGATGTGGTGGACGCCAGCGATTTGCGGCGCGGCGGTCCCTCAGCCAATGCCTTATTCGGCAATCAGGCCAGCGTCCTGGTGGGCGATTTCCTGTTCAGCCGCGCTTTTCAGCTGATGGTCGAGGACGGTTCGCTGGAAGTGCTGAAAATCCTGTCCAATGCCTCGGCGGTGATCGCCGAGGGCGAGGTCTTGCAGCTCAGCACCATGAACGACGCCGCGACCAGCGAGCAGGCTTATCTGGAAGTCGTGCGGGCCAAGACCGCCGAGCTTTTTGCCGCCGCCTGCCGCATCGGCGCGGTGGTGGCGGGCAAGAGCGCGGTCGAGGAAGAGGCGCTGCGCACCTACGGCCTCAATCTCGGCATCGCGTTCCAGATCATCGACGATGTTCTGGATTACAGCGCCAAACAGGCCGAGCTGGGCAAGACCGTTGGCGACGATTTCCGCGAAGGCAAGATAACCCTGCCGGTCATTCTCGCCGTCAATCGCGGCCACGAAAACGAGCGCGTTTTCTGGCGGCGCGTGCTGGAGCGGCTGGAACAACGCCCCGGCGATCTGGCGCAGGCGCAGGATCTGCTGCATCGGCATAACGCGCTGGCGGATTGCGCCGCCCGCGCCCGCCATTACGGAGCCATCGCCCGCGATGCCTTGGGTATTTTTCCGGATATGCCGGTGAAAGCCGCGCTGCTCGATATTATCGACTTCACCATTGAGCGGGGCTTCTAA
- the secD gene encoding protein translocase subunit SecD, which produces MINIPRWKVILVIALSVLGILYALPNALPPSAQRWLQDHMPAVLPHQTVNLGLDLRGGSHLLLDVQLDVALADHLNSMVDEVRSGLRKEKITYTELGVRDGKISFRVGDPAQIDAAREAVRINRSLDIKADGQLITIALPVDMIRERQNLAMDQSMEIVRRRIDETGTREPSIQRQGGNRILVQLPGVDDPQRIKQLMGQTAKLAFRFVDENATFGDPKASPPPGTERLPAASSPDRGVVVQKRVILSGEALVDSQASYDQYNNAAVSFKFDSLGGKKFAEATRANVGRLFAIVLDNKVLSFPKINEPILGGSGIITGHFTIEEAKDLALLLRAGALPAPIKVLEERTVGPGLGEDSIKAGALAAVGGIALVVIFMLLSYGLFGIFGTIALFINLAFIFALLSILQATLTLPGIAGIVLTVGMAVDANVLIFERIREEARLGRSIIASIDAGYSRALSAIMDANVTTLISAFLLMIFGSGPIKGFGVTLTIGTITSVFSAVWVTRLMVIAWLRVTKPKAIPI; this is translated from the coding sequence ATGATCAATATTCCCCGCTGGAAAGTTATTCTCGTCATTGCGCTTAGCGTATTGGGCATATTGTATGCCTTGCCGAACGCCCTGCCGCCTTCCGCGCAGCGCTGGCTGCAGGACCATATGCCCGCCGTCCTTCCCCATCAGACGGTCAATCTTGGCCTCGATCTGCGGGGCGGATCGCATTTGCTGCTCGACGTGCAGCTTGATGTCGCGCTTGCTGATCATCTGAACAGCATGGTCGATGAAGTGAGGAGCGGGCTGCGCAAGGAGAAAATCACCTATACCGAGCTTGGTGTCAGGGACGGGAAAATCAGTTTCCGCGTCGGCGACCCCGCTCAGATCGATGCCGCGCGCGAAGCGGTCCGGATCAACCGGAGCCTGGACATCAAGGCGGACGGCCAATTGATCACCATCGCCCTGCCCGTGGATATGATCCGCGAACGGCAGAATTTAGCCATGGATCAATCCATGGAAATCGTGCGCCGCCGCATCGACGAAACCGGCACCCGCGAACCTTCGATCCAGCGGCAGGGCGGCAATCGCATCCTGGTGCAGCTGCCGGGCGTGGACGATCCGCAGCGGATCAAGCAATTGATGGGACAGACGGCGAAGCTGGCATTCCGCTTCGTCGATGAGAACGCCACCTTCGGCGATCCGAAGGCCAGCCCGCCGCCGGGAACGGAGCGGCTGCCCGCCGCCTCGTCTCCGGATCGCGGCGTCGTCGTGCAGAAGCGCGTTATCCTTTCGGGAGAAGCCCTGGTCGACTCCCAGGCCAGCTATGATCAATACAATAACGCCGCCGTTTCGTTTAAGTTCGATTCCCTCGGCGGCAAGAAATTCGCCGAGGCCACACGCGCGAATGTCGGCAGGCTGTTCGCCATCGTCCTCGACAACAAAGTGCTGAGCTTCCCCAAGATCAACGAGCCGATCTTGGGCGGCAGCGGCATCATCACCGGCCATTTCACGATCGAAGAGGCCAAAGACCTGGCGCTGCTGCTGCGCGCCGGCGCGCTGCCCGCGCCGATCAAAGTTCTGGAAGAGCGCACGGTAGGGCCGGGACTTGGCGAGGATTCGATCAAGGCGGGCGCCTTGGCCGCCGTCGGGGGGATCGCCCTGGTCGTCATCTTCATGCTGCTGTCCTATGGATTGTTCGGCATATTCGGCACCATCGCGCTTTTCATCAATCTCGCTTTTATCTTCGCGCTGCTGTCGATTTTGCAAGCTACGCTGACCTTGCCCGGTATCGCGGGCATCGTGCTCACCGTCGGCATGGCCGTGGACGCCAATGTGCTGATTTTCGAGCGCATCCGCGAAGAAGCGCGGCTGGGGCGCTCGATCATCGCCTCGATCGACGCGGGCTATAGCCGGGCGCTGTCGGCGATCATGGACGCCAACGTCACGACGCTGATTTCCGCCTTCCTGCTGATGATTTTCGGCAGCGGCCCGATCAAGGGCTTTGGCGTCACCCTGACCATCGGAACGATCACGTCCGTCTTCTCCGCCGTATGGGTGACCCGATTGATGGTCATCGCCTGGCTGCGCGTCACGAAGCCGAAAGCGATTCCGATTTAA
- a CDS encoding methyltransferase, which yields MRKINTADALLDGKVVLEQPAQGYRAAIDPVLLAASVPAKAGQTALDLGCGAGAAMFCLAARVPGLALTGVELMPEYAACARANIIRNDGLGIFHLLEGDARKLPRILAANSFDHAFANPPYHDSKAYDPGPKAAKAHAHAMTRDDLAAWIKSAHGRLKRKGTLTIIYRADGLADLLEGMAGKFGGLAVMPLWPKSGIAAKRVIVRGIKESKAPLQLLAGMVLHKPDGSYTDEAEAILRGGWIEA from the coding sequence ATGCGAAAAATAAACACGGCCGACGCCCTTTTGGACGGCAAAGTCGTGCTGGAACAGCCGGCGCAAGGCTATCGCGCCGCCATCGATCCGGTGCTGCTGGCCGCGAGCGTTCCCGCCAAGGCCGGGCAGACGGCGCTCGACCTCGGCTGCGGCGCGGGAGCGGCGATGTTTTGCCTCGCGGCGCGGGTGCCGGGCCTGGCCTTGACCGGCGTGGAACTGATGCCGGAATACGCGGCTTGCGCCCGAGCCAATATCATACGCAATGACGGCCTGGGAATCTTCCACCTGCTGGAAGGCGACGCGAGAAAACTGCCGCGAATCCTGGCGGCGAACAGTTTCGATCATGCGTTCGCCAATCCGCCCTATCATGACAGCAAGGCCTACGATCCCGGCCCGAAAGCCGCCAAGGCCCACGCGCACGCCATGACGCGGGACGATCTGGCCGCCTGGATCAAATCCGCCCATGGCAGATTGAAGCGCAAAGGCACATTGACGATCATCTATCGCGCGGATGGGCTTGCCGATCTGCTGGAGGGCATGGCGGGAAAATTCGGCGGCCTTGCGGTCATGCCGCTATGGCCAAAATCCGGCATCGCCGCCAAACGGGTGATCGTGCGCGGCATCAAGGAATCCAAAGCCCCGCTGCAGCTGCTGGCGGGAATGGTTCTGCATAAGCCGGACGGAAGTTATACGGATGAGGCGGAAGCCATTCTTCGCGGCGGCTGGATTGAAGCGTGA
- the yajC gene encoding preprotein translocase subunit YajC: MQDFHFISPAFAQETTAATVQEESPIPVQPASPVDSLMQFLPLFLILGVLYFLLIRPQQQKFQQHEQLLKSLRRGDKVVTGGGIIGTIFKLEGDDMLVVEIADNVRVKVQRATIAGVVARTEPVGAAGDGEQKTEEVKRLVQNDNKK, from the coding sequence ATGCAGGACTTTCATTTCATCAGCCCGGCCTTTGCCCAGGAAACGACTGCGGCCACGGTGCAGGAAGAATCTCCGATCCCGGTGCAGCCGGCATCGCCCGTAGACAGCCTGATGCAATTCCTGCCGCTGTTCCTGATTCTCGGCGTGTTGTATTTCCTGCTGATCCGTCCCCAGCAGCAAAAATTCCAGCAGCATGAGCAATTGCTGAAATCGCTGCGCCGGGGGGACAAGGTCGTGACCGGCGGCGGCATTATCGGAACCATCTTCAAGCTGGAAGGCGACGACATGCTGGTCGTCGAGATCGCGGATAACGTGCGCGTCAAAGTTCAGCGCGCCACCATCGCCGGCGTCGTCGCCCGCACCGAACCCGTAGGAGCGGCAGGCGACGGCGAACAGAAGACGGAAGAAGTGAAACGCCTCGTCCAGAACGATAATAAAAAATAA
- the hisG gene encoding ATP phosphoribosyltransferase, which yields MKPSRPLVLAVPKGRIAEEFQPLLRKIGVRPEAAFDDPHARQLRFKTDLPDMEIIRVRAFDVAMFVSFGGADLGVCGSDVLHESDDTEIYAPLDLGIGLCRLSICRLDAADLPDPRRSGQVRVATKYPVTTRAYYAAAGVQASCVNLSGAMELAPTLGLADYIVDLVATGATLRANRMVEAETIAQVSSRLVVNRVKFKTDGARLRPWIDRFEGIAHARPAA from the coding sequence ATGAAGCCTTCCCGGCCACTCGTTCTCGCCGTGCCCAAGGGGCGGATCGCCGAGGAATTCCAGCCGCTCCTGCGGAAAATAGGCGTCAGGCCGGAGGCGGCTTTCGACGATCCGCATGCGCGGCAATTGCGCTTCAAGACCGATCTGCCGGATATGGAAATCATTCGCGTGCGCGCCTTTGACGTGGCGATGTTCGTCAGCTTCGGCGGCGCCGATCTCGGCGTTTGCGGCAGCGATGTTCTGCATGAAAGCGACGATACGGAAATATATGCTCCGCTCGATCTTGGCATCGGCTTGTGCCGCCTTTCGATCTGCAGATTGGATGCGGCGGATCTGCCCGATCCGCGCCGCAGCGGCCAGGTGCGCGTTGCCACCAAATATCCCGTGACCACGCGCGCTTATTACGCGGCGGCGGGCGTGCAGGCGTCATGCGTCAACCTGTCGGGCGCGATGGAGCTTGCGCCGACGCTGGGCCTTGCGGATTACATCGTCGATCTGGTGGCAACCGGCGCGACGCTTCGCGCCAATCGCATGGTCGAAGCCGAAACCATCGCGCAAGTTTCGTCGCGCCTGGTCGTCAACCGGGTCAAATTCAAGACCGACGGCGCGCGGTTGCGCCCCTGGATCGACCGTTTTGAAGGCATCGCCCATGCCCGTCCTGCTGCATAG
- a CDS encoding tautomerase family protein codes for MPVIHINHRAGLSKAQKRRLSEEITDVFVKELNKDPELVEIFWHDIADHDFAKGGKLLEDILKEEKMNKGKK; via the coding sequence ATGCCCGTCATTCACATCAATCACCGCGCCGGGCTTTCCAAGGCGCAGAAGCGCAGACTGTCGGAAGAAATCACTGATGTCTTCGTCAAGGAGCTGAACAAGGACCCGGAACTCGTTGAAATCTTTTGGCACGACATCGCCGATCACGACTTCGCCAAGGGTGGGAAATTGCTCGAGGATATTCTCAAGGAAGAGAAAATGAATAAGGGAAAAAAGTAA